In Maridesulfovibrio sp., a single genomic region encodes these proteins:
- a CDS encoding bacteriohemerythrin: MGKLEWHNGLNLGVSEIDDQHKALISAVNSVLESVRQGKSDAAVDRLLGQLREYSVHHFNSEEQFMTEIDYPDLNRHRQIHKQFKDRVKFYQAARFRKEHVSWGEMQEFISNWLIEHILREDYKIAQFVKSRGGK, encoded by the coding sequence ATGGGCAAACTTGAATGGCACAACGGGCTTAATCTCGGAGTCTCGGAAATAGACGATCAGCACAAGGCGTTGATCAGTGCGGTCAACAGTGTTCTTGAAAGCGTCAGGCAGGGCAAAAGCGATGCTGCAGTGGACCGGCTTCTTGGGCAACTGCGGGAGTATTCCGTCCACCATTTCAATTCCGAGGAACAGTTTATGACCGAGATCGATTATCCCGATCTCAACAGGCACAGGCAGATTCACAAGCAGTTCAAGGACAGGGTTAAGTTTTATCAGGCTGCGCGATTCCGCAAGGAACATGTCTCCTGGGGCGAGATGCAGGAATTCATCTCCAACTGGCTGATAGAGCACATCCTGCGGGAGGATTATAAAATAGCCCAGTTCGTTAAATCCCGTGGCGGCAAATGA
- a CDS encoding PstS family phosphate ABC transporter substrate-binding protein, with product MKKIIALVAVMVMAFTGSAFAGTIQVKGSTTVLPLMQKAAEAFMKANPNVSISISGGGSSNGAKALIDGTTDIAMMSRDMKSAEAQKATDNGRAPVQFVVALDCIVPVINPANPVNALTKDQLLGIYTGRITNWKEVGGEDSKIVVISRDTSSGTYDCWKHIIMKKDGKSNRVFPGALLQASNGAVAQAVAKNKKSIGYVGLAYLNKELKGVSVNGISASVATAKDGSYPISRGLNLYTPGKPSGEVKALIDFMMSPAGQKLAADTGFIPVK from the coding sequence ATGAAAAAGATTATCGCCCTCGTCGCTGTAATGGTTATGGCTTTTACGGGTTCCGCTTTTGCCGGCACCATCCAGGTCAAAGGTTCCACCACTGTTCTGCCCCTTATGCAGAAAGCAGCTGAAGCTTTCATGAAAGCCAACCCCAATGTTTCCATCTCCATTTCCGGAGGCGGTTCTTCCAACGGAGCAAAAGCTCTCATCGACGGCACCACCGACATCGCCATGATGTCCCGCGACATGAAAAGCGCTGAAGCACAGAAAGCAACCGACAACGGCCGCGCTCCTGTACAGTTCGTAGTCGCTCTTGACTGCATCGTTCCTGTTATCAACCCTGCCAACCCCGTAAATGCCCTTACCAAGGATCAGCTCCTCGGAATTTACACCGGCAGAATCACCAACTGGAAAGAAGTTGGCGGAGAAGACTCCAAGATCGTTGTTATCTCCCGCGACACCTCTTCCGGTACCTATGACTGCTGGAAGCACATCATCATGAAGAAAGACGGCAAATCCAACCGTGTATTCCCCGGTGCACTGCTCCAGGCATCCAACGGTGCTGTTGCACAGGCTGTTGCCAAAAACAAAAAGTCCATCGGCTATGTAGGTCTTGCCTACCTGAACAAGGAACTCAAAGGCGTTTCCGTTAACGGAATCTCTGCTTCCGTTGCCACTGCCAAAGACGGTTCCTACCCCATCTCCCGTGGTCTGAACCTCTACACCCCCGGCAAGCCCTCCGGCGAAGTTAAAGCTCTCATCGACTTCATGATGAGCCCCGCAGGCCAGAAGCTTGCTGCCGACACAGGTTTCATCCCTGTAAAATAG
- the pstA gene encoding phosphate ABC transporter permease PstA, with product MNNSAETIDQVDSMMQTNEQIAETMIDPGRNNYTLREKIEKIVFMLFKGAAAINGLALLIICGFVLYYGLPAMSWEFLTEAPRNSMTEGGIFPCIVGTIVLSYGALFIALPWGVATAIYLNEYATSPKLVRIIRLGINNLAGVPSVVFGLFGLSLFVTVMGMGVSIMAGVCTLGALALPLVIGASEEALKSVPQTYREASLGLGATKWQTIYKVVLPAALPGMLTGSILTLSRAAGETAAIMFTAAVFFTPDMPQSIFDDVMALPYHIYVLATAGTEIEKTRHIQYGTSLVLITLVLGMNMVAIYIRAKMQKKVGR from the coding sequence ATGAACAACTCCGCCGAAACCATAGATCAAGTGGATTCAATGATGCAAACCAACGAACAGATCGCCGAGACCATGATCGATCCCGGCCGGAACAACTATACCTTGAGAGAAAAAATCGAAAAGATCGTATTTATGCTCTTCAAGGGAGCTGCCGCCATCAACGGCCTGGCTCTGCTGATTATATGCGGCTTCGTCCTGTACTACGGACTTCCGGCCATGAGCTGGGAATTCCTCACCGAAGCCCCCAGAAACTCGATGACCGAAGGGGGAATATTTCCCTGTATCGTGGGAACAATCGTCCTCAGCTACGGGGCTCTGTTCATAGCCCTTCCATGGGGAGTGGCAACCGCAATATATCTCAACGAATATGCGACCTCGCCCAAGCTTGTCCGCATCATCCGCCTCGGCATCAACAACCTTGCAGGCGTGCCTTCGGTTGTCTTCGGACTTTTCGGACTCTCGCTTTTCGTAACTGTAATGGGAATGGGCGTAAGCATCATGGCCGGGGTGTGCACACTCGGTGCTCTTGCACTGCCACTGGTTATCGGAGCATCGGAAGAAGCTCTCAAGTCCGTTCCCCAGACCTACCGGGAAGCCTCTCTCGGTCTGGGAGCCACCAAATGGCAGACCATCTACAAGGTTGTGCTTCCCGCAGCACTGCCGGGCATGCTCACCGGTTCCATCCTGACCCTGTCCAGAGCGGCCGGGGAAACCGCGGCAATCATGTTTACCGCAGCGGTGTTCTTTACGCCGGACATGCCCCAGTCCATCTTTGACGATGTAATGGCCCTGCCCTACCACATCTACGTGCTGGCCACAGCAGGCACGGAAATCGAAAAAACCAGACACATCCAGTATGGCACATCCCTGGTGCTCATCACACTGGTGCTCGGCATGAACATGGTCGCCATCTACATCCGGGCCAAAATGCAGAAAAAAGTCGGCAGATAG
- a CDS encoding FAD-dependent oxidoreductase — protein MKTRYAIIGAGPTGLGAARRLTELGEKSFVVLEKNSWPGGLASSFTDSKGFTWDIGGHVVFSHYEYYDRLLDELLGDEYIEHQRESWVRSCSTWVPYPFQNNIRYLPNQQRWECVRGLLPGERSEDTPRNFREWILKIFGEGIARHFMLPYNYKVWATRAEDMDYSWIGERVSVIDLRSVLKNILLERDEVGWGPNNKFRFPLKGGTGSIYRRLAETVSGHIRYNTEIVSIDPRSRTISDNAGNSIEYEYLLNTGPLDILVSQWLANPGERMVNAASMLRHNGVVVAGIGLSSSSPDSRCWMYFPEDDSPFYRVTNFHNYSPDNTPVPGKGRALMCEVSYSEDKKINESDILGQVEDGLVDTTMLKDEDRKDITSRWSINVDYGYPVPCLRRDEALKILQPALESMNIYSRGRFGGWKYEVSNMDHSVMQGVEWAERMVNGQPETTYRI, from the coding sequence ATGAAAACCAGATATGCCATAATCGGCGCGGGTCCGACGGGTCTTGGAGCAGCCAGGAGATTGACCGAACTGGGGGAAAAATCGTTCGTTGTACTGGAAAAAAATTCCTGGCCGGGAGGGCTTGCATCGAGTTTTACCGACTCTAAAGGGTTCACTTGGGATATCGGCGGGCATGTGGTGTTTTCTCACTACGAGTATTATGACCGGTTGTTGGACGAGCTGCTCGGCGATGAATACATAGAACATCAACGTGAATCGTGGGTGCGTTCCTGCAGCACATGGGTGCCTTATCCTTTTCAGAATAACATCCGCTATCTTCCCAACCAGCAGAGGTGGGAGTGTGTTCGCGGTCTTCTGCCCGGAGAACGCTCCGAGGATACCCCGCGTAATTTCCGGGAATGGATTCTCAAGATTTTCGGGGAAGGCATAGCCAGGCATTTCATGCTGCCGTATAATTACAAGGTCTGGGCCACCCGTGCAGAAGATATGGATTATTCCTGGATCGGCGAGCGGGTCAGCGTCATTGACCTGCGCTCGGTGCTCAAGAACATTCTGCTTGAGCGGGATGAAGTAGGTTGGGGGCCCAACAACAAATTTCGGTTTCCGCTCAAGGGCGGAACAGGATCTATCTATCGCAGGCTGGCGGAAACAGTCTCCGGACATATACGATACAATACAGAGATAGTTTCCATTGATCCGCGCAGCAGGACCATATCCGACAATGCGGGAAATTCCATTGAATACGAATACCTGCTTAATACCGGACCGCTTGATATTCTTGTTTCGCAGTGGCTTGCAAATCCCGGCGAGCGTATGGTCAATGCGGCCTCTATGCTCAGACACAACGGCGTTGTCGTAGCCGGTATCGGTCTTTCCTCCTCAAGTCCGGATTCCCGCTGCTGGATGTATTTCCCCGAAGACGACAGTCCGTTCTACCGGGTAACGAATTTTCATAACTATTCCCCGGACAACACCCCCGTTCCCGGAAAAGGGCGGGCGCTGATGTGCGAGGTTTCCTATTCCGAAGACAAGAAAATAAATGAATCCGATATCCTCGGTCAGGTGGAAGACGGTCTGGTCGATACTACCATGCTCAAGGATGAGGACCGCAAAGACATTACCTCCCGCTGGTCCATAAATGTGGATTACGGCTATCCGGTCCCTTGCCTGCGGCGCGATGAAGCGTTAAAGATTTTACAGCCTGCTCTTGAATCCATGAACATCTATTCCCGCGGTCGTTTCGGCGGCTGGAAGTATGAGGTTTCAAACATGGATCATTCTGTAATGCAGGGAGTAGAATGGGCTGAAAGGATGGTCAACGGTCAGCCTGAAACCACATACAGGATCTAG
- a CDS encoding YifB family Mg chelatase-like AAA ATPase — protein sequence MIAKVSCAALMGIDAFKVDLEVDLTRQGMPSFTMVGLAEGAVRESKERVFSALRNSGFRLPPSRITVNLAPADMRKAGSAYDLPLAAALLGAAGVIDQTNLENWYLAGELSLSGELKPVHGILPLAIEARRKGAAGLVVGPENVNEAAVVEGLKVYSVSSLSELVEFLNGSREIAPSCVDTAHLWAGRQKYALDFSEVKGQEHAKRAIEIGAAGNHNILFIGPPGSGKTMLARRIPTVLPPLVFEEALEVTKIYSVSGMLGRDEALMVTRPFRAPHHTISDAGLIGGGAYPKPGEVSLAHRGVLFLDELPEFKKNVLEVLRQPLEGGEVTISRAAMSLSYPADFMLVAAMNPCPCGYLTDQHHTCTCTPQAVARYNSRLSGPLLDRIDLQIEVPAVDYKDLRDSSGLDSATMRCEIERVREIQAERYRDMPILTNSELSGSSLEKFCALTESEHRFLEQAVRSLGLSARAYTRILRIARTIADLAGEDSISVPHLAEAISYRSMDRQGN from the coding sequence ATGATAGCCAAAGTTTCCTGCGCCGCGCTCATGGGCATAGACGCATTCAAGGTTGATCTGGAAGTTGATCTTACCCGGCAGGGCATGCCTTCATTTACTATGGTCGGATTGGCTGAGGGTGCCGTCCGGGAGAGCAAGGAGAGGGTTTTTTCCGCGTTAAGGAACAGCGGGTTCCGGCTGCCTCCATCAAGAATCACCGTCAACCTCGCTCCTGCGGATATGCGCAAGGCGGGGTCGGCGTATGATCTGCCTCTGGCCGCAGCTCTTCTCGGAGCCGCCGGAGTTATTGATCAGACCAATCTTGAAAACTGGTATCTGGCCGGGGAACTTTCTCTTTCCGGGGAGTTGAAGCCCGTGCACGGTATCTTGCCGCTGGCGATTGAAGCCCGGCGAAAAGGTGCGGCCGGTCTTGTCGTGGGACCTGAAAACGTCAATGAAGCCGCTGTTGTGGAGGGCCTTAAGGTCTATTCTGTAAGCAGCCTTTCCGAACTTGTCGAGTTTCTGAACGGAAGCAGGGAAATTGCTCCTTCGTGCGTGGATACGGCTCATCTCTGGGCGGGAAGACAGAAGTATGCGTTGGATTTTTCGGAAGTAAAGGGGCAGGAGCATGCCAAGCGGGCCATTGAGATTGGCGCGGCCGGTAATCACAACATACTTTTCATCGGCCCTCCCGGCAGCGGCAAGACCATGCTTGCCCGCCGCATTCCTACCGTACTGCCTCCGCTGGTTTTTGAAGAAGCTCTTGAGGTCACCAAAATATACAGTGTCTCAGGGATGTTGGGCAGGGATGAGGCCCTGATGGTCACCCGGCCTTTCCGGGCTCCCCATCATACCATTTCCGATGCCGGACTCATCGGTGGCGGAGCGTATCCCAAACCCGGAGAGGTCTCACTAGCTCACCGGGGTGTTCTTTTTCTGGATGAACTGCCCGAATTCAAGAAAAATGTTCTCGAAGTGCTTCGCCAGCCTCTGGAGGGAGGGGAAGTAACTATTTCCCGTGCGGCCATGTCGCTTTCCTATCCAGCCGATTTCATGCTTGTCGCGGCCATGAACCCCTGTCCGTGCGGCTATCTGACTGATCAGCATCACACCTGTACCTGCACGCCGCAGGCCGTGGCCCGCTATAATTCCCGCCTTTCCGGTCCGCTGCTGGATCGCATTGATCTCCAGATAGAGGTCCCGGCTGTGGATTACAAGGATCTGCGGGATTCTTCCGGTCTGGATTCCGCGACCATGAGATGTGAGATAGAAAGAGTGCGCGAGATACAGGCCGAACGCTACAGGGACATGCCCATACTCACCAACAGTGAACTGTCTGGATCATCCCTTGAAAAGTTCTGTGCGCTTACCGAGTCGGAGCACAGATTTCTGGAACAGGCTGTTCGCAGCCTGGGGCTTTCCGCGCGGGCCTATACCCGTATACTCCGCATCGCCCGGACCATTGCCGACCTTGCCGGAGAGGATTCCATCTCCGTTCCACATCTGGCCGAGGCTATCAGTTATCGCAGCATGGACAGGCAGGGGAACTGA
- a CDS encoding isoprenylcysteine carboxylmethyltransferase family protein, giving the protein MEDGRIDIYGVGPRIFRPTAIYGIVVLAITLFFPRIFLMTFLPSAAFNILGGMLLGLGLAFLFISWVAVKKAVQENRLEKSGTFAIVRNPLYFAWIVFIFPGSAIATQSWLLFGMSVVAYYKFLQYIPEEEARLEEVFGKEYFEYKKNVPAIVPNMRELL; this is encoded by the coding sequence ATGGAAGACGGGAGAATTGATATCTACGGAGTCGGGCCGAGGATATTCCGGCCTACCGCAATCTACGGTATAGTTGTCTTAGCGATCACACTGTTTTTCCCAAGAATTTTTTTGATGACTTTTCTGCCCAGTGCCGCATTCAATATTCTGGGCGGAATGCTGTTAGGCCTTGGTCTTGCCTTTCTTTTTATTTCCTGGGTGGCTGTGAAAAAGGCTGTGCAGGAAAATCGTCTGGAAAAGTCCGGAACTTTTGCCATTGTGCGCAATCCCCTTTATTTCGCCTGGATAGTGTTCATTTTTCCCGGAAGCGCCATAGCCACCCAGTCATGGTTGCTTTTCGGGATGAGTGTTGTGGCCTACTATAAATTCCTGCAATACATCCCTGAAGAAGAAGCCCGGCTTGAGGAAGTTTTCGGCAAGGAATATTTCGAGTACAAGAAAAATGTTCCGGCGATTGTCCCGAATATGCGGGAGCTTCTGTAA
- the pstC gene encoding phosphate ABC transporter permease subunit PstC, giving the protein MIIGLAGVLILALKAVNLSRRNTERLIHSFFLVTAFTSVLVLFLIMIFLFAEGLPVFHYVSLPDFIFGFEWYPTEEPPALGIWPLIVGSGAVTLLSSIIAIPLGVMTAIYLAEIAPNKIRNIVKPAVEMLAALPSVVIGFFGMVVVAPFLQETFDIAVGLNLFNASVMLAFMAVPTITSISEDALYSVPPELKEASLALGATHWQSIYKVMVPASLSGISTGVILGMARSIGETMVVLMVAGGAGMLPTSIFDPVRPMPASIAAEMGEAPFHSEHYYALFAIGMVLFLFTMAFNLVADYVSHKYKQVGSATL; this is encoded by the coding sequence ATGATCATAGGTCTGGCAGGAGTTCTGATTTTAGCATTGAAAGCTGTCAATCTCAGCAGGAGAAACACGGAACGACTCATTCACTCCTTTTTCCTGGTGACTGCGTTCACTTCGGTACTGGTACTTTTTCTCATTATGATCTTTCTCTTTGCCGAGGGATTACCCGTATTTCACTACGTATCCCTTCCGGACTTCATCTTCGGATTCGAATGGTACCCCACCGAAGAGCCGCCTGCTCTCGGAATCTGGCCGCTTATTGTCGGCTCCGGAGCAGTCACCCTGCTCTCGTCCATCATCGCGATTCCACTGGGGGTCATGACCGCCATCTACCTTGCAGAAATTGCGCCGAATAAAATCCGGAACATAGTAAAACCTGCCGTTGAAATGCTTGCAGCGCTGCCCTCGGTCGTAATCGGATTCTTCGGAATGGTAGTGGTAGCCCCGTTTCTGCAGGAAACTTTCGACATCGCAGTCGGACTGAACCTGTTCAACGCATCGGTAATGCTGGCTTTCATGGCCGTACCAACCATCACCAGCATCTCGGAAGACGCCCTTTATTCAGTTCCCCCGGAACTCAAGGAAGCCTCACTGGCTCTTGGAGCCACACACTGGCAGTCCATCTATAAAGTAATGGTACCGGCCTCCCTTTCCGGAATCTCAACCGGTGTGATTCTGGGCATGGCCCGCTCAATAGGAGAAACCATGGTCGTACTCATGGTCGCCGGTGGAGCGGGAATGCTGCCGACTTCCATATTCGATCCGGTACGCCCCATGCCTGCATCCATCGCCGCTGAAATGGGTGAAGCCCCGTTTCACAGCGAGCATTACTACGCACTGTTCGCAATAGGCATGGTACTATTTCTGTTCACCATGGCCTTCAACCTCGTGGCCGACTATGTGTCCCACAAATACAAGCAGGTAGGCTCCGCCACCCTGTAA
- a CDS encoding AAA family ATPase — MKTLACYNMKGGVGKTTTAVNLSYLYAANGFRTLLWDLDPQGAATFHLGVETLQDTKLKKIVKDKKMIKSLVEPTPYPNLSIIPAGFEYRNMDLVLDDSKKSKKKMGKILSSFTDEYDVFVFDCPPSISNLSDAVFSVSDYILMPLVPAVLSQQTFLKVSEYLAGIPDTTAQIIPFFNMVDRRKSGHRMMILQSKKQFPGVFCDNSIPARANVERMGVERLPLFAYDPKSDAAVSFGALWRELERRTVSGGESSQPG; from the coding sequence ATGAAAACACTTGCTTGCTACAACATGAAGGGTGGGGTCGGGAAGACTACAACGGCAGTAAATCTATCATATCTGTACGCTGCAAACGGATTCCGGACATTGTTATGGGATTTGGACCCTCAGGGTGCGGCGACCTTTCACCTGGGAGTTGAAACATTGCAGGATACAAAGCTCAAGAAGATCGTCAAAGACAAGAAGATGATCAAAAGTCTTGTGGAGCCGACTCCCTACCCCAATCTATCCATAATTCCTGCTGGGTTTGAATACCGCAATATGGATCTGGTGCTGGACGACAGCAAAAAATCAAAGAAGAAAATGGGCAAGATTCTTTCATCCTTCACTGACGAATACGACGTGTTTGTTTTTGACTGCCCGCCGAGTATTTCGAACTTATCGGATGCTGTTTTTTCTGTTTCCGATTATATCCTCATGCCGCTTGTGCCTGCCGTGCTTTCGCAACAGACTTTTTTAAAGGTCAGCGAGTATCTTGCGGGTATCCCGGACACCACGGCGCAGATCATACCCTTTTTCAACATGGTCGACCGGCGGAAGAGCGGACATCGTATGATGATTCTTCAGAGTAAGAAGCAGTTTCCCGGCGTGTTCTGTGATAACAGCATCCCGGCCAGGGCCAATGTGGAGCGCATGGGCGTTGAGCGGTTGCCTTTGTTCGCCTACGACCCCAAGTCCGATGCTGCCGTTTCCTTCGGTGCGCTGTGGCGTGAGCTTGAACGCAGGACCGTGTCCGGCGGTGAAAGCTCGCAGCCGGGGTAG
- a CDS encoding DUF4911 domain-containing protein produces the protein MARKRRPRPCPPPPAQSGRTYVQIKPSDIAMFRFLLEAEDNLALFTIADRFRGVLLLRYSPHQEREFREFMAGLGKEMDIVFLPDPAVSA, from the coding sequence ATGGCACGAAAAAGAAGACCGCGTCCATGCCCTCCTCCTCCGGCACAGTCCGGGCGCACCTACGTACAGATAAAGCCTTCGGACATAGCAATGTTCCGGTTTCTTCTGGAGGCAGAGGACAATCTTGCCCTGTTCACAATTGCTGACAGGTTCAGGGGGGTACTGCTGCTGCGCTACAGCCCCCATCAGGAACGCGAGTTCCGTGAATTCATGGCAGGGCTGGGCAAGGAAATGGATATTGTCTTTCTGCCCGATCCGGCAGTTTCTGCCTGA
- a CDS encoding DUF6290 family protein encodes MLSVRLPEEIELKLSQLAEKTGRTKSYYAKQAIIAFLEDKEDHLLAVQAYEEHLKKSGKTFSSAEVRKDLGLDG; translated from the coding sequence ATGTTATCCGTACGTTTACCCGAAGAAATCGAATTGAAGCTTTCCCAACTAGCGGAAAAGACAGGTCGCACCAAATCATATTATGCCAAGCAAGCCATCATAGCCTTTCTTGAGGATAAAGAAGACCATCTGCTTGCCGTTCAGGCTTATGAAGAACACCTCAAAAAGAGCGGTAAGACTTTTTCCAGTGCAGAAGTGAGAAAAGACCTTGGGCTGGATGGTTGA
- a CDS encoding class I SAM-dependent methyltransferase produces MKSVMNATTEQRALWNEVFSESEAYFGESPSLFAEKSLALFRENGVQTVLDAGCGQGRDTFLFAENGIRVTALDYSFVAIGALNERCGESGLSSCIDSRCFDLRMCMPFENESFDACYAHMLLCMELTTCEISCLLSEMHRILKPGGLALYSVCSIFDGNYRVGEHLGEELFEADRLAVHFFSEEKIRSLSSGFNILSVERMKEEEQSRDLFCIAMKKSSSRCAPTFAAIGAKDAPLARNRSSAPAFCPGAR; encoded by the coding sequence ATGAAGTCTGTCATGAACGCCACTACCGAGCAGCGCGCGCTCTGGAACGAGGTTTTTTCCGAATCAGAGGCCTATTTCGGAGAGAGCCCGAGTCTGTTTGCTGAAAAGTCGCTTGCGCTTTTCAGGGAAAACGGCGTGCAAACGGTTCTTGATGCCGGTTGCGGTCAGGGGCGGGACACATTTCTTTTTGCCGAAAACGGTATCCGGGTTACCGCGCTTGATTATTCCTTTGTTGCTATCGGAGCGCTGAATGAGCGCTGCGGTGAATCCGGTCTTTCTTCCTGTATTGATTCGCGCTGTTTTGATCTGCGCATGTGCATGCCCTTTGAAAATGAAAGTTTCGATGCCTGTTATGCGCATATGCTGCTGTGCATGGAGCTTACTACCTGCGAGATTTCCTGTCTGCTGAGTGAGATGCACAGGATTTTGAAACCCGGAGGTCTGGCCCTCTATTCCGTGTGCAGTATTTTCGACGGAAATTATCGGGTCGGCGAGCATCTGGGCGAGGAGCTTTTCGAAGCAGATCGATTGGCAGTACATTTTTTCAGTGAAGAAAAGATTCGCAGTCTGTCCAGCGGGTTCAATATTCTAAGTGTGGAGCGCATGAAAGAAGAGGAGCAGTCTCGCGATCTTTTTTGTATCGCCATGAAAAAAAGCTCCAGCCGTTGCGCGCCCACATTTGCCGCAATCGGAGCCAAGGATGCTCCACTGGCCCGAAACCGTTCCTCTGCCCCGGCTTTCTGTCCGGGGGCCAGGTGA
- a CDS encoding aminopeptidase P family protein, translating into MTISTATYEQRRENVRRLLKDRGLPPLLVSFAANRYYLSGFELHDPQCNETAGWLIISPDGRDFLLTDPRYLDAARRVWNEEDIFIYSGRKYDALRGFFKSNKLTALGYDPKALNLFEYENLSELCAMKSVSGLVEGLRLIKDEDEIRLMEESCVLNHKVYELLEPRLKPGMSEYEISWEVEQLFRNNGASELSFPTIVGIGPNAALPHAIPGSDTLGDGDLVLVDMGGRLGDYCSDQTRAFWVGDKPSDRFLTVRDQVREAQAAAIEIMRPGLPIQHAYHTARSVFEKYGVEEFFTHSLGHGIGLETHEMPSVSPIASGELKPGMVVTVEPGLYYPDWGGVRWEYMVLITEDGCKVM; encoded by the coding sequence ATGACAATTTCCACCGCCACCTATGAGCAGAGGCGGGAGAATGTCCGCAGACTTTTGAAGGATCGCGGTCTTCCTCCTCTTTTGGTCAGTTTTGCGGCCAACAGGTATTATCTCAGCGGATTCGAGCTTCACGATCCCCAGTGCAACGAAACCGCCGGATGGCTGATAATTTCTCCTGACGGCCGTGATTTTCTCCTCACCGATCCCAGATATCTGGACGCTGCCCGCCGTGTCTGGAATGAGGAGGATATTTTCATCTATTCCGGTCGCAAATACGATGCTCTGCGTGGATTTTTCAAATCCAACAAGTTGACTGCCCTTGGATATGATCCCAAGGCTCTCAATCTTTTTGAATATGAAAACCTGTCCGAGCTATGCGCTATGAAGTCTGTTTCCGGATTGGTCGAGGGACTGAGGCTGATCAAGGATGAGGACGAGATTCGGCTGATGGAGGAATCCTGCGTTCTCAACCACAAAGTCTATGAACTTCTGGAGCCCCGGCTTAAGCCGGGCATGAGCGAATATGAAATTTCGTGGGAAGTGGAACAGCTTTTCCGCAACAACGGCGCTTCCGAGCTTTCCTTTCCGACAATTGTCGGCATAGGGCCCAATGCGGCTCTTCCCCACGCCATACCCGGCAGTGATACGCTCGGGGACGGCGATCTGGTCCTTGTGGACATGGGAGGTCGGCTCGGTGATTACTGCTCGGACCAGACCAGAGCCTTCTGGGTCGGCGACAAGCCTTCCGACCGGTTCCTGACCGTCCGTGATCAGGTCCGGGAAGCGCAGGCCGCGGCCATAGAGATCATGCGTCCGGGACTGCCTATCCAGCATGCCTACCACACGGCCCGCAGTGTTTTCGAGAAATACGGTGTGGAGGAGTTCTTCACACATTCACTGGGACATGGCATCGGGTTGGAAACACATGAAATGCCGAGTGTCAGCCCGATTGCCTCCGGGGAACTGAAGCCGGGCATGGTCGTTACCGTCGAGCCCGGACTCTACTATCCCGATTGGGGCGGAGTACGCTGGGAGTACATGGTTCTGATTACCGAGGACGGCTGCAAGGTCATGTAG